Genomic window (Pseudomonas hydrolytica):
AAGAGCGCGGCGAAGCTGCGCGTGGCCGCCAGGCCGGCCGCAGAGGCATGGTGCGCCGGAGCCAGCAGTTCGATCAGGCGACGTTCGCGGCCGGCTGGATCGAGACCTGCCAGCTGCGCCTGCAGCTCGCGCCGTTCGCGGTCCAGTTCGCCGCCCTGGGTCGCGGCGCCGGGCAGGTGTGAGACCTGGGCAGGGCGCCGCGGGCGGAAGGGGTTGGTCTGCTCGTCCTGGCTCCAGTCGCCGGCGATCCAGTCGTGCAGCAATTGCTTTTCGTAGGGACTGAACACGCCGAACATCGCCGCGCCTTCACCCTGCACCAGACGCCAGAAGCGGCTGTTGGCCGGATCCCTGTCGCGCCTGATCCAGCCATGCTGCTGCAGGGCGTCGAGAAAGCCGGCCACATCGCCTTCGGCGCCGAGCCATTCGTTGACCGTGCGCCCGCCGATACGGCAGTAATCGGAATGCACCTGGCTGGCCACGCTGCGCTTGCGCTCCAGCATCGCCAGCAGCTCGTGCTGTAGGTCGAAGGCTTCGATCACCGCCGTCGAGCCCGTGCCCAGCTCGCCGAGGCGATAGCCGTTTCGCACGCGCTGGTAGAACGCCTCGGCGTCGCCGACGACAGGCAGATTGTCCAGCACGCACTGCACGGCCTTGGCGGCATGGCCGGTGGCGCTGTTGTCGATGGTCACGTGCAGCTGGAAATAGTAGGGATCGATGCCCAGCTCGTTGAGCTCGAAACTGCTGATCAGCAGGTGCAGGGGCGGCTGTTCGTAACCCAGGTTGTAGCCGATGATTTCCGGCAGATAACGCTCGCACGCCAGGCCCAGGGCCAGCTGGATCGCTCCCTGGCGATAGAGTCCGTCGTCCAGCGCCTCGAGGTCGTCGCAGC
Coding sequences:
- a CDS encoding iron-containing redox enzyme family protein, with the translated sequence MSIASFVDSTSATPIAPPPRQGTWQRTYRQLLDEPVPGHALALEFLEQCLEQARELPCELPSRVEELTQWSRQHAQAVTEQYAAYLASRRAGAERRYFPHRSHALHFLRAVAPTKLVDGAWLYGTLPHWRDARMHALVRTYLEELGDGVPAQNHVLLYRRLLHTQGCDDLEALDDGLYRQGAIQLALGLACERYLPEIIGYNLGYEQPPLHLLISSFELNELGIDPYYFQLHVTIDNSATGHAAKAVQCVLDNLPVVGDAEAFYQRVRNGYRLGELGTGSTAVIEAFDLQHELLAMLERKRSVASQVHSDYCRIGGRTVNEWLGAEGDVAGFLDALQQHGWIRRDRDPANSRFWRLVQGEGAAMFGVFSPYEKQLLHDWIAGDWSQDEQTNPFRPRRPAQVSHLPGAATQGGELDRERRELQAQLAGLDPAGRERRLIELLAPAHHASAAGLAATRSFAALLQQAH